The Chitinophaga niabensis genome segment CTCCTGCATACTTTAACCAGTTACGCTTCTGTGGCTCTATTTCCGCATTGAGGTTCATCATCATCAGTACAAAGAGGAACAGTACCATGATGGCGCCGGTATACACAATAAGGTGTACCACAAAAAGGAATTGCGCATTCAGCATGATGTAATGCCCTGCAATTGCCACAAAGCAAATGATCATGCACAACACGCTGTTAACGGGATTTTTGCTTAAAATAACACCCAATGCAGCTGCAATGGCTATTGAAGAAAGCACAATAAAAATAATCTGTTCTATA includes the following:
- a CDS encoding NADH-quinone oxidoreductase subunit J family protein; translated protein: MSIEQIIFIVLSSIAIAAALGVILSKNPVNSVLCMIICFVAIAGHYIMLNAQFLFVVHLIVYTGAIMVLFLFVLMMMNLNAEIEPQKRNWLKYAGAISGGALLLVLVGALREASLPAINAGASSDIGLISNLGKTLFTSYVVPFELSSVLFLSAMVGAVVIGKK